Genomic window (Vigna unguiculata cultivar IT97K-499-35 chromosome 10, ASM411807v1, whole genome shotgun sequence):
CATCTTAATttcctataataaaataaaattttctattagattaatttatttggatataaaaaaaataataatatcacatattaaaaagaaattatataattcaataaaaggatgtaataataataattatattattataaaaaactaatattttaatttaatttaaatgggataaatattaaaaaaaatataattcaaataaaaaataaaaaattaaatataaaaaaaatattcacactATGTAGTTTTGTTTCAGTTTTActttaaacttgtttttttcatttgaatttatatcttaacattattatataaaggtgttttaaataaaaaaaataccgataaaaaacttgaaaacataaacaatgttatttttcttctagttaatttgatttaataaaattttaacaatagaTATATTGTTTCATTTAAGGTGCAGTTATAcaattaaatacataattttaaatttaatataataaataaattatgaaatacaataaaacattaattatgaaatacaataaaacattaaatattaacaacattaataaaaaaaatattcacagaTGCAAGAATacactatataagaaaaattacagtaaggtttttttataaaaaaaacactatgaaggatttttatttaaattataaaaaataaagtttataaatttaccTTTTCATAATCTTTTCTCCACTTTTCCATACCTTTTTCTCCTTCCCTTCATTCTACAACTACAAAACAACAGCTCCCCTTTGTTATGCAACTACAAAGCAACAACTTCCTTCGTTCTGCAACTGCTAACAAGTTTCCCAATTGTATTTCCTCTCAACGGAAGAGCTCCCAATCCtgattctttcttcttcttttttttacttgtgATTATAACATCTCATGTTActgtaatttataaaataatttgctcttattgattttatttttgttcctgatcttgattatattttattttaatagaagatATGGAAGATGATTTTTTAATCCTttgatttcctttttattttaatttttttggatttcCCTTTATTCTCTGAGAAATACCAATTAATGTGTATCTAATGAGTATCCAAAATGTGAACAGACGCGGAAATTTTGGATTCGCGAACATTTTCCCTCTAAAATTTTGGATTCACAAAAATTTTTCCAAATTGCATATCAGATTCCCGTGTACAAATAGACAGAGGTGTCCTCCTGCACGTGTCGCACAACTAGGCCGCATCTGACCCATGGGAAAGCTCCCGACACCGCATCGTGCAGGTGTCTGCCGCACCTCCGCGTCCATGTTTGCTTCGAGAGCAGGAAGCGTGCTCCAAGCATCGTGTCAAAGTATCATAGGTTCTAgttgagaagaaaaataatttttatagttgtgtttattgataaattaatctcaaaataaactttgtaggtttatgaaaaagtttaggcttgagaaaaagaaagagactTGAGACTTTAACATACTACAAGTCTACGATCGAGTTTACTTTTTTGACAACCAGAACtatgtttaattgttttaactcattttttatatacttatttttagtagtgttttatatattataattttttatttcacacacacacacacacacacacacattacGATCAAGTTTACTTTTTTGACAACCAGAACtatgtttaattgttttaactcatttttttatatacttatttttagtagtgttttatatattataattttttatttcacacaCACTACGATTGAGTTTACTCTTTTGACAACCAGAactatgtttaattatttaactcattttttatatataataattttttatttcacacatacacacacgcaTGCACTAATGCACGCACCCACATCAATGGCGGAAGATGGTTGTGATAGAAGGGAGCGACGGCTCCCCAaccatttttttactttattttatatttatttaaaaaataatatttatatattattactttatttatattaattgatttttattttattttattttctatgtattttaaaaaatatatttatatattattactttatttatattaatttagtttggaaaattttttttaaaatttaaaaatgacattttttctctattataatttttatactcttttatttggtttttctcTTCCGTGCCtccatctctttctctcattttattttcatctcaatttttaccattaattccttattattttcaaaatcaaattgcactacgacaaaattgaagagttaatgAACATTTTAGACCGaagaatttcttcttttgagtaagttcattttttccttcttttttttttttttgaagcaCTTTGTTTCcctcttgtatgtggcttttctacgctctaggcatatctctatctgttagagatcataaaatcattctttaattattgatcaaactcttctttgtgtagatagagctattttaagctttgaagttgtgtatgGAAAGAGCAAGATTAGGAATCTACTCTAAGATAAGGAAAGCTAATCattagaagttattagtttttttaaaatattgagttttgcttttaagatttaatttggggtattcataattttatttttttgtaaataggtgagaggtgacaaatttatattagaaaaatcatgataaagagtaaaagaattgattctttttttaagaggaaggcttgtgatgaagatgaagaaaatgcatctacgtcatctaaaattcagaaacttcatgagaatccaaatattgaagaaaacggaaaacaactctctaaggttcctaaagttacataaaatgaatttgaaaatactttagaacgTGATCCATCCAGGGAAACAtcttcaaatttggcaatagccaccaaatcaaattgatgaggtatgaagggcttatctaaaatgtgtaatatcaaatgcatctagaaAATTATTCGTTGTCTGGTAAAGATGATCATCCAAGAAGATTTTAGTACACATGGTttagcttctttccttcatggttaGAGTATTCGCCATTAAAAGCGGACGACCTGACTcagatgttttcattgttacaggtaattgagtttattttcattgaattctaattgGCAATAAGTTGATTGtcatcaacatgttttaaccttttgaatgtttttttataggttttaaaagttGGAGGAGCACTCTGACTAAAGgtgacttttgtttttttttatatattattgttgatgataaactttatgttactctttcatatataatattgttatattatttggattctattgtcatgagtgcttattttgaataaaaaaaaattatgtaaagaaattaattttttttcaattaaaaataataatttatatataacaaatatcccCTAAAATTTTTGGTCAAGTTTCGCCACTGACCCACatacacgcacgcacgcacccatatatatatatatatatatatatatatatatatatatatatatatatatatatatatatatatatatatatatatatatcaattagaATATTTGAATCACACTATTCAAAAATCGAAAGAAAAAAGTTATGGCAAAAAAGAGttataaataaagttataaaaatatataagagaAATGAATTAGAAAAAACAAGTGAATCTTTCAATAGacaagataataacaatataaatataggTAAAAGTaagaatagagaagaaaaatagGTAGTAACGAGAATAAGTCTGATTTTCAAACtcataataacaattaaaaatatgtgaaaagattaatgtaacgccccatttaatttaatacgtaaaattaaaggaaacgtcacacagagATAATCAACTATGCAGTCCTGGGGTTCAtaacatcacccctacaaaaccaggcacaccacgatgccaacaaaaacagaataataattaaactaagAGTTTACAATCCAAAGACAACGagtacaggggccatagccctaaagaaagcaTGACAGAAAGAAGCGTGAGAtctagcccagatggctaagctgctGGATCACcgttcccttgttgaccacgagaacctcgcccatctgctcccatcaaccaagtcgatgatcatcgcaagaaagaacagccacatacaatcacaaccatgcaacaaaacgggtaagctagagccaaacaacatattcaacatgcaatcaaatatattttcatcatctcattcacatagcaaccaaacatgttatgactcttcattcaatacactacgactcgactcgactcatccggatacgtataactcggtcggattcagcggatgcttgcacttgtgtggaTACCTatgctcgaacctgagctgctcgatccctAAGGTTTGTAATACAAGTGTTATGATGAATCAacatctctcccaccacaaggttagcccttaatgagtttcaggcctcctgctactcccaccacaagagtcagtccgctctaagtgagactaactggctcctcggagcgtcaggatgcaaccttaccttgaatccttacctagttatacagatggggcaccaccatggacaccaactagcaggggccatggaattacgtcccgaccactgaagcgcgcccccggaggtctcacctagaggccccaaggaattacacgctgacacggaccaacattcataattcagcaataagagaatattaaattatatttttcaatcccatatcaacccttgaaatttaatcctcatatcaatcacatcccaaatccatacctctgatcatcaccaccccaatgagtctagggtctcatctcatgtcaataccatgttcttttaatttcaaaccacacattcatttcacatgctaagtctcataccaaccccttcatccacaattcatgaatcatgccaaaaatatacttcatactccattatatacatgtccatcatcatacaatcatactcaaacAAGATAAATTCCTCGGGAACCATCAAACATCCAAatcacagcactgtctcgcccagcacctcgctcaggctgaggggtctcgctcaggcgagacgtgctcgctcaggcgagcctccctctcgcctaggcgagagcacaaaGGCAAGTGTGTgggcaacgcgggatctcgcttaagcgagatccctctcgcctgggcgagttgcctgctcgctcaaaagatgagcgagccgcctgggcgagattTTGCGCAGGAGCTCTAGgtgagctccctgtttcatctcgcttaggcgagactgactcgcctgggcgagattaacaggtctcgccactgttcttcactgtaaCAGCCATGAAAACGATCCAAACTACACATGCAAGCTATTCACCCGCATCAAAACGAAGGATTAAACCGTACACCCAACAATAAACTCATACACAGATCAAAGGATGGCTCAAAACTTGAGActctagcttcccgtacctgggatTCAAGCTAGCAAAACGCTCCGACACGCCCTCGCTACTGAACGCACGAGCACAACAGCTTCAAGGAACGAACGGAAGAACTGGTGTAAGAGAAAACTTCAAACTGGCTCGACAACAGTGGGGgcggaaccctagcagaagatGTGTGGCGGCTGCAGCTCCAGGCAAGGACCAAGGTTCCTGAAAATGTAGGGTACCCTAGgttttagggcagacctaagggCTTACATgtttgggccggccttaggcctaACTACAAGgctgaaaagaaataaaggaaaaatgggccttacaattaaacaaattaattttattatctattgaaatagaaatattaaatgaaattaattttaataatttaataaaaaatttatataaaataaacttaaaaaataaattttaaataaaagatttcATTCTTAAATTTGTTTAGTACTCTCACGCAGTCCGTGAGATCAGACGTCATAACTTAATAATGTTTCCAAATTTTCCCTtagacaaataaaataaaaaagccCATTACGTTATATTTTTTGTGCGTATTGTTAATTAATGGCTTTAGAACACTGGCATAATGACAtacttttttgaaaattatatgacagttaattatttttcccacaataaattatttattatattttatttaataaagataGAAGGAGCAGAAATCGTTGGGCCTAGAGTGAGATTGGTTTTCGAAATTTTTTACGGACCTCAAGTTTTTTTCTGCAGCCCATATAGAAAAGATCCTGTTTTACATTTTTGGAATTGCTCAGTCTCGAAATAAAGATTGAGTTTTAAATTATGcaaattgaaatgttttttgaattgtgtaatttataaattaaatttaaaaataattttttccttaaaaagtcagattacataattcaaaagtaatttttgaaaaaataactttcaaaatatacaatcCGATAactatttagtttttaaattatgtaatccaaaaaaataaaatgagaaatttCTTATATACGACTGCAAGAAGAAACTTATGGATAGTTTTTCCATATACATGGAGTGTATGTGTACTTACAGCGAAAGCTATAGcgagagaatatatatatatatatatatatatatatatatatatatatatatatatatatatatatataagatttaatgtattcaaattaattgaattgaattaaattgacttcacttttgtttttcaatttctaaacaattaattaatatgcaataaatctataaataataattactaattattaaatttaaaaatgacacGCATACGTTCATTACATTTACAACAATTATGATAGTTGCAATAATcatgatgaaaaaattaattataattttaaaaacagtaaataattattctaatcataatcataataacaTTAAAGTCATGacaaataaacaataataatatcaatgattaatattttcaaaacagtGATAGTATTTGTGCTAGTGATAAAAAGGTCAGTAATAATGAACTAGtagtactaataataataattatttactaataaTGATAATACCCTATATCATTGATAAAGACCAGACGTAACAGAAGGAACAAAAACTAACAACATTAATGGTATTAATTCCTTTCTTTTAGGTCAAAAGTTGACGAAAACAACTTGAAGTTAGTTATATTATTCATCATGTAGAAAACACAATAGTTCGTTCATTTGCAAAATCATCACAAAATATCCTAGGTCTATTGATACTTTACACACcaaaatgaagataaaaaatcaacaacaaagTTCAGAGACTTCACTGACGACCTCGTATAATAAATGGTCGAAAATTTTATGCTCAAACACTAAACAAATATCCCTAAAGCTTTCACTCTCACGTATATGTTTTAAGGTACAATCTGACTCTTTTACATCGTGTTCTGTCAAAGTACGAAGCTGCAACATCATTTCTGAGAGATACTCTGTTTCTTTGTTGACATCTATGAAGGTATAATCTTCATTAGTACTTGCACTGTCTTCAATATCACCATCCAAGGACAACAGTGATGGAGATACCCTTTTTGACTTTGAAGCTATGGTGCTTGTACCATCTGCAACAAAAATCATATATAGTAAGGTAAAGTAAAATTGCTTTCAAACTCCAAGACCATGTGAAGAATGCATTATATAGCCACTTTTTAATCTTAAAGTACTGGTAATTCTCAACAACACGGTTGTAGAGTGTCTTAATTATCTTGTAATTGAGGTTAAGGGAATCAAATCACTATTAAATTATGATGTTTGAAGAACCAAAGTAAGAATTAGCAAGAGTTATGCTTCATCCAACAAACATGTTATATGCTTTTTCTACAAACATTACATAAATGCAGTTATGCAGATGATTTTagtgttttttctttcattaagtAAAACTTCAGTTCACCAAttcatttaacaaaaattacGAGAAAACATGCACATTTACAATGTAAAACTCTAACTTTGACAGCAAAATAGTACCAAAAACTCGTGTAAGATTACatgtaaaatttgttgttttttaaaGTAGAAAGCAAGATGATGTTCTATCATTGTctataaaaacaagaaattagTAACATAAACTGTTTGGTCAGACCAAACAACTCATTGTGCATTTTGGATCCCTTTTTTTCACATGAGGCATTGCAACAAAATTCAATGTTATTCCAACCATTACCAAagtaaaaacaatgaaaaaaaggGATTGAGTAGAGAAAACAAACCTAGAAAATCTGTTTCATAAAGGAAAGGATAGTAGTCATTGCTATCTGCAACTGAAACTGGACTGAGATTTTCCAAGCTGCATTCACTTTCAACCTTCAACAGTAACTTCTGGTTTCTGATGTCCCTCTTGTCTTTTGTTTCCACAAGCCCCTTCTTCTGCTTCTTTGGCAAATAAGTGTTTGACCTTGATCTTGAACCACCACCATTTTGTCTAGCACTACAAGAACTACACTTAGAGGAACCTGAGGAAACAGAAGACAAATCTTTACCTTCAAGATTTCGACCCTTTGAACCGTGCTTAGAAGAAGGGTCTCTCCTAGGCTCATTCTTCAGCTTAGAAATTTTCCTGTTCTTCCCTacattcctctctttcttcACACTCACACTCTCCTTGTTCTTACTCCCCTGCCTCTTCCCCTTCCTCACCTCTCCCAAACCCGTTTCCAATTTCTTCACCTCTTCGTCTTTGTCATCATCCATGCAAAACACAAAGAGGTTATTGTTATTACCCTTTTGGTTATTCTGAACCAAACCAGGAACCTCTCTGAACGATGACGAGGTTTTCACTCTCCTATGAATACCATGGCTTGCATCAAACTCAAGCAAGTAATCCACAAAGTTCACTGACCTGCTTCTAGGAACAGAATCCGGGGTGGCTCCTTTCAATGCCCATTTGGAGTTTGGAAGTGAATCCAACCCCATTAACCTTGCCACCACTCCAGGAGTTGAACCATCATTCACCACCAAAGTTTCTTTGGTGGAATGTGCTTTTTCTGATTCATCTGATTCTGTGAAATGATCAGAGGGATGCACCGGAGGACTAGTTGCATTTCCGGCACATAGAAGCACGCGTAGTAAGCCAGGGAAACACCCAGATTTTGGTTTTTCTGCCTTGGCCATGGAGGGTGAAGTTTGCACAGTGATACAGAAGAATGCAGAAAAAATGCAGTGTGAAAAAGAGAATGAGCAGTGTTATGAGAAAGAGAATGATATAGTATGTTGGAAGAGTTGGAACGTGGGGTGAAGTTTCA
Coding sequences:
- the LOC114165685 gene encoding uncharacterized protein LOC114165685 produces the protein MAKAEKPKSGCFPGLLRVLLCAGNATSPPVHPSDHFTESDESEKAHSTKETLVVNDGSTPGVVARLMGLDSLPNSKWALKGATPDSVPRSRSVNFVDYLLEFDASHGIHRRVKTSSSFREVPGLVQNNQKGNNNNLFVFCMDDDKDEEVKKLETGLGEVRKGKRQGSKNKESVSVKKERNVGKNRKISKLKNEPRRDPSSKHGSKGRNLEGKDLSSVSSGSSKCSSCSARQNGGGSRSRSNTYLPKKQKKGLVETKDKRDIRNQKLLLKVESECSLENLSPVSVADSNDYYPFLYETDFLDGTSTIASKSKRVSPSLLSLDGDIEDSASTNEDYTFIDVNKETEYLSEMMLQLRTLTEHDVKESDCTLKHIRESESFRDICLVFEHKIFDHLLYEVVSEVSELCC